In Betta splendens chromosome 1, fBetSpl5.4, whole genome shotgun sequence, the genomic stretch AATCGCttactaaaatggcagtgtgttgtttctagataacctttggcaagatctcctcattgcagtgggcagagagaccaaatttgtttaaaaaaacaaaacaaaaaaaggcatcttcattcacaacatgttcacttagatatttacgttatgatacatgtcccctttatcgactgtatctaaaaatataaattttaaatgtaactGAAGATATGAAaaaatactatataacatacaatggcttaaattatattattgtatatattaagtcacaaaatcagtgtcagctgagtctgtcaactaggttgcctgtagggactTTTAATggccagcaggtgtcagtattcagtgacacagtatggGCACAGTATCAAtgcagttttgcaatgtgtcgaaacgtttcatggcgcctcatctacccatcactaagACACGCCGAGCACCGAACaaagtgagagggagaggaaaaaagtaaatccatagcaggaaagtaagctagttgctacgctagcagagaaaacacttacttgataactgtgaagattagcaggacgtttaacgTAAAGAAAGGACTGTTCTGCGACTTTTGGCAGTCGCTActccaatactgttcagtctatatatatgtctcctctaggtgatattattattaggaagcaGTCTTTAAATTTTCATTGTCATGCAGATTATACTCAGCTATAtttgtctttggaaccaaatcaAACAGACCAATTATAAAGACAATACAGTAAAGTAAAGATAGAAAAATAAGACAATACAAATacacatgtttttttgtataaatgtgtatgtgtgttgaggGGGGgttagtatttatttaaaaaaaggattaAGTTAACGGGACAAGTTCGTTTGTCCCCATATTTTAAAAGTTATGAATGGTTGCCAAATTTTTAAGAATTTTTCAGTGGATCCCTTTACACTGTACATGATCTTTTCTAAATGTATGTGATGCATGACTTCTTTAATCCAGTGTTTAGATGCTGGTGGTAATGGCTCCTTCCATTTAAATAAAATCGTCCTCCTAGCAAGGAGGGAACAAAAGGCAATCATGTTGGCCTGTGAGCCATTTAAAAGGCCACTCCTAGAGAGCACACAGGCGATAAAGGGAGATGGTTCCAGTGGgattttacatatttttcatAGGACAACAATATCACAAATAAGTCCAAAACttataattttataatttatataattataattataaaataaacaaatcattcactgagaggactcggacctccgagtcatataaaagattagttcatattgaacgaatcgctCACAAACAACATTACTACAGGGCTCATGGAAAATTCTGGAACTTACTGACAGAAAAAATACCCCAACATGTGTTACCTCCTTGACAGCATTATTTGGCTCCACATATTTATGAGTCAGCTTTTTACCACATGGAAACCATTAACACCAAATGCCATCTGACCATGACTTATGATCatttatacagtaagtgtgCTTGAGGCTGGCTATCAGCAGCTACTGTCCGGCCTATGCACCCCTGGCTGATTCTACTTAGTGCAAGACATCAGAATAAGGTAAAGAAAATTATGTTGCGCAATGAGATCATGCAGTTATGCAAAGGTCATTAACATATATTGTACAAATAAAGAATACTCAATATAtttacaaatatacagtatgttttgcatttttccaGTAAGTAGatcattttgacttgggacacTTTATATGTAGATCGACTGCTAAAAACGTGTGGGCACCTATGCTCTAAATTATCACTCCAAGATGTTTTCTGTCCAAAAGTCAATTTATTTATCATCTGTGTGTAAACAACCTGCAGCCAAACAACAAAGGATGCCTGTACTTCCAGAAATAACATGCCAAGGTCCAGCCACTTTAGAGGTAAACACTGCGACCCATTCAGTTTGTGATCtcaaagaataattaaacaacaaaaacatcttcTACTCTCAAAAAGTCTGAAAACATTtgtaggaaaaaacaaacaaacccggAAGCTGAACCTGGATCAGAGCCTGTGATGGATACATGTTATTGTCAGACTTTTTAAGTCCTTAGTAAAATACTGACTCTCAGGTGGACAGGTGTCCTTAAACGCATACATGTACAAATCTGTGTCCACACCATTAATCAGATCCTAATTCCGAcagaaagaacagaaacagGTAGACATTTACCAGAAAACAATTGTAACTtcataaaataaacagcaaaccGGGGACACTGTGTTTAcgtatgatttttttttttcacttattTACAAGGGAGTTCATGAGTTTATTCAGGAACCCTTTTTAAAATATGAACTTCAAACAGTAAAACTTTGCCCACAAATAAAAGAGTCCTGCTCCCTCCAGGTTGATTTGAAACTGATGCAACATATTTTGCAAACTGTCCTTTTAATGCTTTTGGCACTTTGTTTCACATCAAAGCCAAACTGACACCAAGATACTGCATAAACATACACATTCATAGGACAAAAACCGTTAATACACAAACAGGTGAATGAGCGGCATTACTACACCTGGACGTCCATCTGTTTACATGTAAAAGTCTGAATGCAGCACATTTTGATTTTAATCTGCTGATATGTGTCAGAATACATTGCAGCGTTTATAGCTCATGTTATCAGGACTATTACTGTAACCGATTTTCTGTTcctcttgtttgttgttttagacTCCACGAAGGAACACAGGCTCAATTCATCTCATCATGCATCATCTGAGATATAAACAGGGTGTTTGTCGCATCATCAcatcaaacaaacactgggactGAGAAAAAAATAGTTCTGAAGACATTAGTCGTCTTTTGACTGGTGGATGTCTAAACTGacgacctgcagctctgtgaggttgctgctgctctgctgactGATCACCatctgcaaacacaaaacatctgAAATCAGTGAGGGGATGCAACACCTCCCAGTACCAGTGTGTGTATTATTAGAAGTATTAGTGCTGCGTTAGAACTGCTTTATTGTACAGGATGGAGCTGGACCGCAGAGACTGGGATCTGACCAGCGACTGGAGGAAGTGAGGCGAGAAAGACCTGTGGGActgacaacacaacagcaaacaTTTATTCAAGAACAAAAGTTAAATGTTTGTAACCAATTGGTGGGGGTGACACCTGCCACAATTGCTACAATACTCCTACCACGGTCATGAGACTGAGAATGGCCTGTCTGGGGGAAGGTGTTGAGAACTGTAAGGCTGCCATCGGCCAGTGAAGGTGTTGATGTGGTGTACATCACTGTGTGACCACTGGGATACATCATGTGACTGGctactgaggaagaggaggatgaggaagatgggACGATGGAGGTAGGAAGAATggctgcagggagagaaagaaagattaCGGTCAGATGTAAACAGAGCATACATCTGACGGGCTAAAGAAACTTTACCTGTGGCGGAGGCGGGGCTGTGTatgtctgagctgctctgattgGTGGAGGCCTGTTGACTGCTGGGATGAACCTGGAGGGTCTGCAACTGCTGTGAGACTCCACCCCCTAATAATCAGACAAAAACATGATCCATCCATGTCCAATTGGTTTCTTCTGATGGAATCCAAAGCAGTGTCACTTTAGTTCTCTATTTGCAGCTGCATATTGACCTGAGAGGGATGCGCTGGTGGGAAGGCGAAGCAGAGTGGCTGGCTGTGTTGATGAAGTGTGCAGTGTGGCAGCGGGACCTGGGACCACAGGGCCCTGGATGGCTAGaggctgtgtctgcagctggcTGAGGGGAATGGTGTGTGCGCCCTGGGGCAGCGAGGCACCTGTAGAAAACGCAGTATCAAAAACAAGGTCAAGGTTGGTATGAAAAGGTGTCTATTATTGAGATTAAGTGCACTCTCAAAGTCAGACTAGGAGCCAGAAATCCTGTTGACCAACAGGGTCAAATACTTAAGTCACTGATTAAAATGCAAATcaggttttaataaatgtgtttttgggGATCTTTTTTTGTTGTCTGACTTGAAATAAAGCTATCATTAAAACGATAGACTGATAATTTCTTTTTCAGTGGGCAAACATACAAAATCAGTAGGGGATCAAATCCTTTTTCTGGGTTGCGTAAGGTTTTATGTCGTACATTGTTAAGCATCTTGAGATGATGTTTGTAGTTATTTGGAGCTGCATAAATAAACGATGTGATGATGATAAATGATGGAGTGACAGCTGGTCAAGGCAGCAGCCCTTTCACCACTGATGATTACAGCTCTGTGACAGACCTCTCTGTGATCTACCCATGAACAATACAGGTGCTGTcataattagaatatcatcaaaaagttgatttatttcactaattacgtttaaaaagtgaaacttttatattatattgttgGGGGAACTCGTGTATAAACTGTTaataacagaattattattaaggtcccacatgctaaAACAAAGGaagtactgcggcctgcatgtaacgTCTTCATCTTGATTGTATTGAGTTGAAACAAAGGGAATTCAGATTTGAGCGCCTAagccaggcgccaggctggggaaccatacctggctcccccacTGAGACGTCCGGACTCCCTACTGATACAAGCAACAAACGGCGgtggaacttggacgtcagccatcctgattggaccacaCAATGGGACGTGCGTGACcgaaaacacggttataaaaagctgccgtgaccaaagactctCTCAAAGAAGAGTCCCTTGATCTCTCCACCCCTTGTCCTCTGCAGACCCTTGCTCTTTCTCCCCcttgttctcctccttttctccgtCACCTCAGTCCACCTGAAGCTTCCCCTCTGCCCCCAGCatgcctggagcctccaccgcagccagcagcttaACCAACATGGACATcatcacagagaacgggcctgatcacccatctactcgctcgcacgcaacgccggaccTTCTCActaggattgagcagtaaggcagaggcattctttaagtctgagcagagtagcaCTCTTGGGGGATCAGTAAttgctttattgttgtgttgttttcttttcctgttgctaaacatgcgatctgatcactgtgtatttccgcaaTCACGTGACTATAACGCCGTTATAGCTCTGCGTGAACCttagaggtgcacattgaagtgctgtaatttgTGATTGTGCTAGCTTAAGCTTGCTTTCTTGTGGTACCGTCAACCACTGGGCACTTCCGCAATCACATGACTATATCTctgaatatagccccacgtgtttgtgagaccgcaagccttattcacactagtcccacttcacattTCTTCACACGCTTCCTTTTCCTGTGAgtgccagacacgcgcgctccattcaaagagCTCACCGGCACACGTAGCTTCCGAGCAGCTGTGCCATCTTACCACGGTGCTTTCCCTCCACCCAATCCctatagttatatatttaagctaataaccaaaatttgtgaatctaaattataaacacaatTGTATTaagttcctcttgggtggaaaaagtcatgcattgtgtgcctttgtgccttttcttatccaacacagtcgtcatgtgatGGTTAGGTACAATACTGAatattcttacacaaacaactaatctcctgtgctgtcgtacatcaagtctaaacatctgatgttccatttgactgactaataatttatgatatatgtttgtcttttacacccggactctggctccatcctatctgactccccaccagacctaaggctgttaaagccaatgcatcttgtcttggaagctcggtgttccttcctttggataacaagacatcatgatgcagaagtgagaaagcaaacattctcactcacagcaagataaggtggcacaaacaattctattggtgcagagacattccaccagaagcaacttgaagactgtgggctctttgcatcacaccttcgtggtgtgtgcactgatctccccagctggtttttggtttgtttatgtgcacaatcaacatccatgctttttatttgctttccattatttttattttctttttattatttcaataaatcacacaaaaggacaactctctcatctgcctttttatgggaaatttccaccacagccagtgaataagacgccacGCCCCAGAGTCCTCAtcgactacagacccgtggctctgacctctcacatcatgaaagcttttgagaggctgatcctggactccctgggttctctggtcaaaccctcagtcaaccccctccagtttgcatatcaaccccaaCTAATGGATGatgccatcatacatctgcttcattgcacctacaaccacctagACAAGCTTGGTGCCTCAGtaaggatcatgttctttgtgtcacagagtaccagggagaggtggacagctttgtgaaCTGGTGTGGaaagaaccacctccaactaaACATCAGTAAAACCAAGCTGATgattgactttaggaaatctgggagtcctgtcacccctctcactattaaaaatgaaggtGTGGCGGTCGTGAcagagtacaaatacctgggagtgtactagGACAATAAACTgtactggaaaaagaactcctcagctctGTACAAGAAGGCttagagcaggatgtacttcctgggGAGGCTCAGGttctttaacgtctgcagctccatgctgaggatgttctatgagtctgtggtggccagtgtagtgttttacactgtggtctgacagacagtaacagactggacaaagtgatcaggagggctggttctgttctggggtttgagctggaccccctacatgctgtagctgagaggaggatgctggtccaactcctctctatcctaaacaacacctcccaccccctacacagtgtgctggctggaaagaggagcaccttcagccagaggctgatcagtattaggtggtCCACAAAAcgccaccagagatccttcctaccggtgccatcagtctgtacaactcctcctgtctgtaagggttaatcttcatccatgcaataacatgtataataaaactttagctagtaattagatgtaattagacaatagtaattagacttgatgtgagtgaGAACTCAGAACAAAAGTCAGGACAAAAAGGACTGGACTGCTCCTGAGTGCTCCAAAGTTATGTTCTCTGAATCCATTCTTTGTATTGGTATTAAGTAATATTCtaattttctgagatactgaatttagggttttcattagttgtcagttataatccTGACTAAATCCTCattaaagaaagaaatatttgaaatatagcagtctgtgtgtaataaatgaatatacaattttcactttttcaattgatgaaataaataaactttcTGATGATATTGTAATTATATGACGAGCACCAAAATGAAAAATTCTGTACATATACATAAATTATGTCATAGTAAAGGCTAGCTACTCCTTTTTCTGGTCACGATGGAGGTCCCTAATGTCTCATGTCCCCCCCATGTCTGTCTAATAACACACTTACTGAGGCGAGATGAAAACCTGCTCACCTACCTACCTGGCATCAGGGTGAAGCCTCCAGCAAGCACAACACTTTCAGGTGTCTTCAGCACTGTTCCGTTGGTGGTGTTGGAGGAGGATGGTCGTGGTTGCCAAGAAGATGCACTAGTCTGCACCTGCATGGACACTGAGGACGAAGatgtggaggatgaggaaggtgtGGGCTGTGTGGATCCAGGCAGGTTAGACGCAGTAAAGCCTGCTTTGGTCAGATCCTGCTGGCACACAGGCAAAAGACAGGTTTAAGACTAAAACTTGACTAAATATTTACTCAGTAACTCAAGTTTATATGAACTGACTGACTCACCAGCCTGTAAAAGACAGAATCCATATTCTGACCTAAAACCCATTATGTAAAAATATAGTCTTCACCAAATCACAATCTAGTTTACttataaaatgatttaaaataacaacaagGCTAACCAAAGTGCTGTGTACAAGACATAGCAAAACACTAATACAATAATACATACaacatacaatacaataaaaaaacaaataagacagaaaacaagcaaTTGCAGTAAAAAGTCAACTTCTTAAACTGtgttaaaaggcaaaaaaaaagtgttttaggGAGTAATatgaaagcaggaagtgagttgGCCTGTGCAGTGGACGCCATAGTTTGGGGCCAGCAACTAAAAAAGCATGATCACCTCTcaattttctttttgtcttagGGACAACAAGAAAGGACTGATCTGCTGACCTGAGGGAGTGAGATGGTACATACGGGTGAAGCAGGTCAGACAGATACTGTGGAGTAAGGTCATTTAAGatcttaaaaacaaataaaggtcAATATGAAAACGAACTGGGGGCCAGTATAAAGCAGCTAATATGGAGGTAACATGGACAGTCATACTTTCGGGAACCAATTAGAAGACGAGCTGCACCATTTTGCACCAGCTGCAGACGAGACAATAGGGACTGGCTAATCCCATCATAATGTGTGTTACAATAGTCAAGCCGTGATGTAATGAAAGCATGGATTAATATTTTGAAATCATGTGCAGACATTATGAGCTTTACTTTAGCTAGTTGCCTCTCTAAAGTACTAAAATAGAATGTTAATGAATTGAGAGGCAACAGAGAAAACTTCTCAAACATGCTGTGAAGTTCTGCCCCTGCTTCTGAATCCTCTACACCTGAACCTTAGCATCCCCAATTCTCTTACCTTGTTGACCTCTGAGCAGCCATCAGACTCAGACACCTGGTAGGTGAGGTCAGTCTCTTCAAAGCCTGTGGCGCTCATCCTCTGGTCCGAGGATGGGTCAGAGCGAGGTGGTGAGTCTGGAGAGTTGAGGCAAGTCTGAATGAGAGCCTTCCCTGTCTCCGAGGTTATCATCGGCTGTAGCTTTCTGGTGGCAAAGGTGTACACGTGACCCGTCTCACtggcaaccagcagcagcacctgggTTCCAGTCAGCGTGGAGAGCTCATAGGCCTGTGAGGGGAAACACTTAGAGTGATTATAGGATTCTCTGAGTGTGAGGTGTGAGTCTCTGAGGAGTGACAAGAGGAACATACAGACCATATTTTTGATTTActctttataattattattattatctcatTCGGGTGTacacaggtgagcagcagcattcTACGCGAGCTGACCTGGCTTAGTAATTTCTCTACTGTAAGATGGTTTCTCAAAGTAATCACACAGATGTCCACAGGGCGGTCCGGACCACCAGAACTAAAGAATCCTGACCCCATGACCCTCTA encodes the following:
- the LOC114857604 gene encoding serum response factor-like isoform X1 — translated: MLAGNGTGMGTRTGARRAGNGNGLSIPPVNTAGTVLNTASSTDGGQFENLHYSTEMVYSGSDQDSDSGDDEDTAGSGGDRRGVKRERSEREVGHQAAPSSAGLSGVYSGVSPGVPGAKPGKKTRGRVKIKMEFIDNKLRRYTTFSKRKTGIMKKAYELSTLTGTQVLLLVASETGHVYTFATRKLQPMITSETGKALIQTCLNSPDSPPRSDPSSDQRMSATGFEETDLTYQVSESDGCSEVNKQDLTKAGFTASNLPGSTQPTPSSSSTSSSSVSMQVQTSASSWQPRPSSSNTTNGTVLKTPESVVLAGGFTLMPGASLPQGAHTIPLSQLQTQPLAIQGPVVPGPAATLHTSSTQPATLLRLPTSASLSGGGVSQQLQTLQVHPSSQQASTNQSSSDIHSPASATAILPTSIVPSSSSSSSSVASHMMYPSGHTVMYTTSTPSLADGSLTVLNTFPQTGHSQSHDRVPQVFLASLPPVAGQIPVSAVQLHPMVISQQSSSNLTELQVVSLDIHQSKDD
- the LOC114857604 gene encoding serum response factor-like isoform X2; the protein is MLAGNGTGMGTRTGARRAGNGNGLSIPPVNTAGTVLNTASSTDGGQFENLHYSTEMVYSGSDQDSDSGDDEDTAGSGGDRRGVKRERSEREVGHQAAPSSAGLSGVYSGVSPGVPGAKPGKKTRGRVKIKMEFIDNKLRRYTTFSKRKTGIMKKAYELSTLTGTQVLLLVASETGHVYTFATRKLQPMITSETGKALIQTCLNSPDSPPRSDPSSDQRMSATGFEETDLTYQVSESDGCSEVNKDLTKAGFTASNLPGSTQPTPSSSSTSSSSVSMQVQTSASSWQPRPSSSNTTNGTVLKTPESVVLAGGFTLMPGASLPQGAHTIPLSQLQTQPLAIQGPVVPGPAATLHTSSTQPATLLRLPTSASLSGGGVSQQLQTLQVHPSSQQASTNQSSSDIHSPASATAILPTSIVPSSSSSSSSVASHMMYPSGHTVMYTTSTPSLADGSLTVLNTFPQTGHSQSHDRVPQVFLASLPPVAGQIPVSAVQLHPMVISQQSSSNLTELQVVSLDIHQSKDD
- the LOC114857604 gene encoding serum response factor-like isoform X3, whose translation is MLAGNGTGMGTRTGARRAGNGNGLSIPPVNTAGTVLNTASSTDGGQFENLHYSTEMVYSGSDQDSDSGDDEDTAGSGGDRRGVKRERSEREVGHQAAPSSAGLSGVYSGVSPGVPGAKPGKKTRGRVKIKMEFIDNKLRRYTTFSKRKTGIMKKAYELSTLTGTQVLLLVASETGHVYTFATRKLQPMITSETGKALIQTCLNSPDSPPRSDPSSDQRMSATGFEETDLTYQVSESDGCSEVNKQDLTKAGFTASNLPGSTQPTPSSSSTSSSSVSMQVQTSASSWQPRPSSSNTTNGTVLKTPESVVLAGGFTLMPGRCLAAPGRTHHSPQPAADTASSHPGPCGPRSRCHTAHFINTASHSASPSHQRIPLRGWSLTAVADPPGSSQQSTGLHQSEQLRHTQPRLRHSHSSYLHRPIFLILLFLSSQSHDVSQWSHSDVHHINTFTGRWQPYSSQHLPPDRPFSVS